TCGCCGGCCGTCAGCAACAGGCGCTGGAAGGCCTGATCGGGTTCTTCGTGAACGTCTTGCCGATGCGTTCGCGGTTGGTGCAGGAGCAGCCGTTCAGCGACTACGTGCAAGCAGTCAGCCGCGATGCGTTGCAGGCCTTCGAGCATCAGGAACTGCCACTGGACCTGATCATCGATGCCTGCGCGGTCGAACGTATCAAGGGCATCAACCCGCTGATCCAGGTGTTGTTCGTCATGAATAACACGCCCAACGCGACCTTGCGGGTCGATGGTTTGGAACTGGAGCCCCTGCAAATAAAAGAGCGCCACTCGAAATTCGAGATGGGCCTGTTCGTTGAAGAACTAGGAAATAGCCTTGTTTGTCATTGGTCTTACGCCGTCGCTCTGTTCCGGCGCGAAAGCATCGAAAGGATGATGCGCAGCTGGATCGCGATTCTCGAGCAAGCGGTGCAGGACCGACACACACTCTCAGGAGAATTCGTCATGTCTGCTGCACAACAAGTGCCTGCCACGGAAAAGGTCGCAAGCAAGAAGTTCGACAAGCTCAACAAGTTCCTCAAGAAGGGGCCGGCTGCAGCAGCGGTCGGCGGGGCTCAGGTGCGTTTCTCGCCGTTGCGCCCGGACCAGGTTTTCCCGTTGCTGGCGCAGCCGGCGGACAGCGGCCTGGACGTCATCGAATGGGTGCGCAACAACCGCGCCCAGGTCGAAGAAAAGCTCGCCAGTCACGCCAGCATCCTGTTCCGCGGCTTTGCCCTGAACGGCATCGAGGAGTTCGAGCAGTTCGCCGAAGCGCTGCAGCCGGGGCTCTATGGTAACTACGGCGATCTGCCGAAGAAGGACGGTGGCAAGAATACCTACCGCTCCACGCCGTACCCGGAAAAGAAGATGATCCTGTTCCATAACGAGAGCTCCCACCAGGACCGCTGGCCGCGCAAGCAGATGTTCTACTGCGAGCTGCCGTCGCCCGTGGGCGGCGCGACGCCAATTGTCGATTGCCGTGAGATGTGCCGCCGGCTCCCTGCGGACCTGCTGCAGAAATTCGAAAGCAAAGGCCTGCTGTACGTGCGCACGTTCACCGACAAGCTTGATGTGTCGTGGCGGCATTTCTTCAAGACCGACAGCCGTGAAGAGGTCGAAGCGCGGTGCCGCGCGGCGGGTATCCAGTGGCAATGGCTGGACAATGATGAATTGCAGACCCGTACCCATTGCCCGGCGGTGATCAGTCACCCATTGACCGGCGCGCGTTCGTTCTTCAACCAGGTACAACTGCACCATATCCACTGCCTGGATGCCGACGTGCGCGACGACCTGATCGGCCTGTTCGGCATCGACAACATGCCTCGCCACGTTTACTACGGCGACGGTACGCCCATCGAGGATGAGGTCATGGAACTGGTAGGCCAACTGTACGAGGAGTGCGCGGTGCGCTTCGATTGGCAGCAGGGCGACGTGGTGTTGATGGACAACATGCTGGCCGCCCATGCACGCGACCCGTTCGAGGGGCCGCGCAAGATCGTGGTGGCGATGGGCGATATGTTTGACCGCGCCGATCTGAACGCGAGCGCGACATCTGCGCACCGCCAGGCGCTGGAAGAGGAGGTGGGCCAATGAGCGCTTCCCATGACCAGGCCCTGAGCCCGGAACAGCAGGTCGCCCTGGGCAGTGCCGCCGATGGCCGCCATCCTGCCTTGCTGTTGCTGATCGAGGTACGTGGCGAGCTGGACCTGGCGCGTTTGCAGCGCGCCGCCAACCAGGTGTTGGCGCAGCAGCCGATCCTGGCAACCCGCCTGATTCGCGTGCCGAGTTATCGCGGCGTGCGTCAGTCCCTTGCGCAACGTTCCGACTGGCCGCTGGTGGTCGAGTCGGCTGCGATGCAGGATCAAGCCGCCTTTGCCCATCACATGCGCCAACTCCAGCAACACGGGTTTGCCGAAGACGAGCAGGCATTGGCGGTGCTGCACCTGTGCCGCCTGGGCGATCAGCACCATGTGCTGGCACTGCGTATTTCGGCGCTGCTCAGCGACCGCAACGGGTTGCAGGTGTTCTATCGCGCGTTGCACCTGGCGTATACCGCGGATCAGCCCACTGCCGTCGATGAGGACGCTGCACAGTACGCGCAGTACGTCGAATGGCGTGGGGAAATGGCCCAGGACGAAGACGCCGCAAGCGGTCGCGATTACTGGCGGCAACTGGGCACCGGGATTGCCCCAGCCTTGGCCGGTCGACGTAACCGCGTGGCCGCTGCGCCTGCATGCAAGACCCTGGCGGTGGCCATTGACCTTGCGTTGCAACAAAGCCTTGGCGCCTACGCGCTGGCGGTGGCCCAGCCGCTGGGGCAGGTTCTGCAGGCGGCCTGGTGGGGATTGCTGGCGCGCATCAGCGGCCAGACCCGTATGCAGGTGGGCTGGCGTCATGACTGCCGGCTGGACTACGAGTTTTTTGCCGACTGCGTGGGCGTGTTTGAAAAAACCTTGCCGATGCTGATCGATGTGCCGTTGCAACAGCGCCTCGGGCAATGGTTGCCGGTACTGGACGCGCAGGCCCAGGCGCACTTGACCTGGCAGGAACACTGGCCGATTGAAGCGCCGCCCAGCGTCGCGCATCTGGCCTGTGGCGTTGCGCGTGAAGCCGCAGTACAGCCCTTGGAGGTCGTCGGGGGCCGATGGTCGGTGGTGGCGCTGGACGAGGTTGTCGCCCCCTTTGAACTCGAACTGCGCTGGGTCGAGGCGGATGCGCAGGTCCAGGCGTTGCAATTGCGCTTTGACCCGGCGCATTACGACGAGGCCGCCGCCGAGGCGCTGCTGGAGCAATACCAAACCCTGCTGTGCAGCTTGGTGGCAAACCCCGAAAAGGCGCTGGCAGACCTGTCACTGATCAGTCCACGGGAGCAGGCGCTTCAACAGCAGTGCATGGGTGCACCGTTGTTGCTGGAGGGACCGAACCTGGCCACACGTATTGCCGAATGGGCCCGTCGCACGCCTGAGGCACCGGCCTTGAGTTTTGCCGGGACTCAATTGACTCACCGGCAGTTGGACGAGCGTGTGGAGCGACTGGCCCGGCATTTGCGCACCCAGGGTGTGCAGCCGACGGACGTGGTCGCCGTGGTGTTGCCACGCTCGCTGGAACTGGTAGTCGCGCTGCTCGCCGTGTGGCGCGCCGGTGCGGCATGGGTGCCGATCGACCCGCAATGGCCGGCGAACCGCCGGGCGCTGGTGATAGAACAGGCCGCAGCCGTGCGGGTGCTCAGCGATGCGGATCACGTTTGCGGCGAGTCGGCGCTGGTGCGCGTCGACCAGGTGCCGCCGATTGATCCTGCCACCTCATTCGATTGGCAGCCGGCAGCGCTGGACCATCCGGCTTACGTACTGTTTACCTCCGGCAGCACCGGTACGTCCAAAGGCGTGGTGGTCGAACATCGGCAACTGCTCAACTACGTGCAGGCGTCCACGGCTGCACTTGGGCTGGCTGCATGCACCTCGTTTGCCATGACTTCCACGGTGGCGGCAGACCTGGGGCACACGACCGTGTTCGGCGCACTGTACCTGGGCGCAGCGCTGCACATTGGCGCTGATGAACAGATGCAGGACGCGGCGCGCTTCAGTGATTTCCTGCGTACTCATGGGGTCGACTGCCTGAAAATAGTGCCGTCGCACCTCAGTGCCTTGCTTGATCAGGACAGCACTTACCTGCCAGGCACGCTGGTGTTGGGGGGCGAAGCCGTGGCGCCAGGCCTGGTTGAATTGATCTTCAAGGTTGCGCCGCAATGCCGGCTGTTCAACCACTACGGGCCGACAGAAACCACGGTCGGCGTGTTGTATCAGCCGCTGTCCCGCGACAGTGACTTGAGCGCCGGCGTACCGTTGGGCCGAGTGTTCGACGGCTGCGCGGTCTACCTGTTCGATGAGCACCTGCGCGAGGTGCCTGTGGGCGCCGTTGGCGAGTTGTACATCGGTGGCCAGCAGGTCGCCCGAGGCTATCTGCATGAGCAGGGGCGCGAAGCCTTTATCGAGCACCCGCGCCATCCTGGCGAGCGCCTGTATCGCACTGGCGACCTGGGACGTTACCTGCCTCAGGGCGGCTTGCAGTTGATGGGGCGGCGTGATCATCAGGTGAAAGTGCGGGGTTTCCGTATCGAGCTGACCGAGATCGAGCAGGCCTTGCTGGCGCTGCCAAGCGTCGCCCAGGCCGTGGTCGTGCCCTGGCGCGCCGGTGCCAGCGAGGAGGGCGATGTGCAGTTGGTCGCGTATATCGAGGCGCAGGGCACACCGGCGCAAGGTTGGCTCGATGAACTGCGCGAATCGCTGGCAGCGAGCCTTCCGGCAGCAATGGTGCCCACCCATTGTTTCGCCCTGGAGCATCTGCCTCGCTTGGCCAACGGCAAGCTGGATCGCCAGGGGTTGCCGGCGCCCGAGTCACTGCTGACGGCGCAGGTGTACGTAGCGCCCAGCACCGCGCTGCAAACCCTGCTGGCGGAGGGCATGGCGCAGTTGCTGGGGATTGAACGGCTGAGCGTCGAGCAGAACTTCTTTGCCATCGGTGGCCATTCGTTGCTGGTGATCAAGCTGGTATCGGCGCTGCGCAAGCAGTTGCAATTGGATGTGCACCCCGGCGTGGTGTTCGACCACCCGAGCGTCGCTGAACTCGCCGCCGCACTGACTCGCGACGAGGCCGCTCCCGGTGCTCTGGAGCGTACCGCCCAGGTGCGTCTGAAGCTCAACAGCCTGTCACCGGAGCAACGTGAAGCGCTGCTCGCCAAATCCCGGGCCAGCGCTACCGCGTGAGTTCGCAGCCTGCGCGCCCTCAAGGGCGCGCAGGTTTTTTTTTGACGACTTCCTCAATGTGAAAAAAACTTTCCGGTTTTGTGATGATGATTCGTCTCATTTCTGACTTCAAACAAGTAGCATTCTCATTCGTAACGCTTGCTACCGAATATTCACTCTAATAGGGCATATAAATGTCTGCTGAACGACACAACAAAACCGCACTGCAGCGGTCTTTGGATTCAATCATGGGGCGTTCTACCTTCACCGCGGCAGTTCTCGGTCTGTCCCTGGGCCTCTGCGGCTCCCTGGCTGCGGCAGAGCTGAACATCGCCGCCCAGTCCCTGGAAGGGGCATTGCGTGAGTTGGGCCAGCAATCCGGTCGGCAGATCCTGTATTCGCCTGAATTGGTCCAGGGCAAGCGTGCGGTTGCGCTGCGCGGCGACCTGGATGTGTCCTCGGCGTTGCAGCAGTTGCTGCGGGGGACGGGGATTTCCTATCGTATTGAAGACAATACGGTATTGCTCAGTGGGCCGCCGGAAGACGGTGCGCTTCAACTCGATGCCGTGAAAATTGGCGGTTTGGCAATGGGCCAGACCACAGAAAACACGGGCTCCTACACCACCGGTGCTGCCACCACTGCAACCAAGTTGCCACTGAGCCTGCGTGAAACGCCT
The genomic region above belongs to Pseudomonas sp. S35 and contains:
- a CDS encoding amino acid adenylation domain-containing protein is translated as MSASHDQALSPEQQVALGSAADGRHPALLLLIEVRGELDLARLQRAANQVLAQQPILATRLIRVPSYRGVRQSLAQRSDWPLVVESAAMQDQAAFAHHMRQLQQHGFAEDEQALAVLHLCRLGDQHHVLALRISALLSDRNGLQVFYRALHLAYTADQPTAVDEDAAQYAQYVEWRGEMAQDEDAASGRDYWRQLGTGIAPALAGRRNRVAAAPACKTLAVAIDLALQQSLGAYALAVAQPLGQVLQAAWWGLLARISGQTRMQVGWRHDCRLDYEFFADCVGVFEKTLPMLIDVPLQQRLGQWLPVLDAQAQAHLTWQEHWPIEAPPSVAHLACGVAREAAVQPLEVVGGRWSVVALDEVVAPFELELRWVEADAQVQALQLRFDPAHYDEAAAEALLEQYQTLLCSLVANPEKALADLSLISPREQALQQQCMGAPLLLEGPNLATRIAEWARRTPEAPALSFAGTQLTHRQLDERVERLARHLRTQGVQPTDVVAVVLPRSLELVVALLAVWRAGAAWVPIDPQWPANRRALVIEQAAAVRVLSDADHVCGESALVRVDQVPPIDPATSFDWQPAALDHPAYVLFTSGSTGTSKGVVVEHRQLLNYVQASTAALGLAACTSFAMTSTVAADLGHTTVFGALYLGAALHIGADEQMQDAARFSDFLRTHGVDCLKIVPSHLSALLDQDSTYLPGTLVLGGEAVAPGLVELIFKVAPQCRLFNHYGPTETTVGVLYQPLSRDSDLSAGVPLGRVFDGCAVYLFDEHLREVPVGAVGELYIGGQQVARGYLHEQGREAFIEHPRHPGERLYRTGDLGRYLPQGGLQLMGRRDHQVKVRGFRIELTEIEQALLALPSVAQAVVVPWRAGASEEGDVQLVAYIEAQGTPAQGWLDELRESLAASLPAAMVPTHCFALEHLPRLANGKLDRQGLPAPESLLTAQVYVAPSTALQTLLAEGMAQLLGIERLSVEQNFFAIGGHSLLVIKLVSALRKQLQLDVHPGVVFDHPSVAELAAALTRDEAAPGALERTAQVRLKLNSLSPEQREALLAKSRASATA